In Rhodothermales bacterium, one genomic interval encodes:
- the mnmA gene encoding tRNA 2-thiouridine(34) synthase MnmA produces the protein MSKHGRVLVAMSGGVDSSVTAALLRDEGYDVVGITMKTWDYATSGPRKPGQKEVGCCTLESMNDARGVAMKMDFPHFIVDIREEFGDWVVERFTSEYLAGRTPNPCVLCNTHIKWAALLRRADDLGCAFIATGHYARVRHDDGPGGTGRHVVSRGLDTNKDQSYALWGLPQDHLARSIFPLGELTKPRIREMATEYGLSRVADKPDSYEICFIPDNDYRGFLRRRTPGLEAEVAGGDFVLSDGSVVGQHEGYPFYTIGQRRGLGLALGFPTYVTRIDAETNTVTVGERDDLLGQTLTARQLNFVKYADLMDERPVTGQIRYKDAGAPALAWQTGDDELRVAFAEPRAAITPGQSVVLYEDDDLVAGGWIHAVDSAE, from the coding sequence ATGAGCAAGCACGGACGCGTACTGGTAGCGATGAGCGGCGGCGTCGACTCGTCGGTGACGGCGGCCCTGCTGCGCGACGAGGGCTACGACGTCGTCGGGATCACGATGAAGACGTGGGACTACGCGACGAGCGGCCCGCGCAAGCCCGGCCAGAAAGAGGTCGGCTGCTGCACCCTCGAGTCGATGAACGACGCGCGCGGCGTGGCGATGAAGATGGATTTCCCCCACTTCATCGTCGACATCCGCGAGGAGTTCGGGGACTGGGTCGTCGAGCGCTTCACGAGCGAGTACCTCGCCGGGCGCACGCCGAACCCGTGCGTGCTCTGCAACACCCACATCAAGTGGGCCGCCCTCCTCCGCCGCGCCGACGACCTCGGCTGCGCGTTCATCGCGACGGGCCACTACGCCCGCGTCCGCCACGACGACGGCCCCGGAGGGACGGGCCGCCACGTCGTCTCGCGCGGGCTCGACACGAACAAAGACCAGAGCTACGCGCTGTGGGGCTTGCCGCAGGACCACCTCGCCCGCAGCATCTTCCCCCTCGGCGAACTCACGAAGCCGCGCATCCGCGAGATGGCGACAGAGTATGGGCTGAGCCGCGTCGCCGACAAGCCCGACTCGTACGAGATCTGCTTCATCCCCGACAACGACTACCGCGGCTTCCTCCGCCGCCGCACGCCCGGCCTCGAAGCCGAGGTGGCGGGCGGCGATTTCGTCCTCTCCGACGGCTCGGTCGTCGGGCAGCACGAGGGCTATCCGTTCTACACGATCGGGCAGCGGCGCGGCCTCGGCCTCGCGCTCGGCTTTCCCACCTACGTCACGCGGATCGACGCTGAGACGAACACGGTGACGGTCGGCGAGCGCGACGACCTCCTCGGGCAGACGCTGACCGCGCGGCAGCTCAACTTCGTGAAGTACGCCGACCTCATGGACGAGCGGCCCGTGACGGGGCAGATCCGCTACAAGGACGCCGGCGCGCCCGCCCTCGCATGGCAGACCGGCGACGACGAGCTCCGCGTCGCCTTCGCCGAGCCGCGCGCGGCGATTACGCCCGGCCAGTCCGTCGTACTCTACGAAGACGACGATCTCGTGGCCGGTGGCTGGATCCACGCCGTCGACAGTGCGGAGTGA
- a CDS encoding RidA family protein, whose amino-acid sequence MPPAPTRREIVNSPNAPAAIGPYSQAILAGNTLYCSGQIAFIPETGEVLRGDIEEETAQTLENLGAVLHAAGMTFRNVVTCTVFLTDMNDYGQVNEVYARYFNESPPAREAIEVSALPRGARVEISCIAVR is encoded by the coding sequence ATGCCTCCTGCTCCTACCCGGCGAGAGATCGTCAACTCCCCGAACGCTCCCGCCGCGATTGGCCCGTATAGCCAAGCCATCCTCGCGGGCAACACGCTCTACTGCTCGGGCCAGATCGCATTCATCCCCGAGACGGGCGAGGTGCTGCGGGGCGACATCGAAGAGGAGACGGCGCAGACCCTGGAGAACCTCGGCGCCGTCCTCCACGCCGCCGGGATGACTTTCCGCAACGTGGTGACGTGCACCGTCTTCCTCACCGACATGAACGACTACGGGCAGGTGAACGAGGTCTACGCGCGGTACTTCAACGAGTCGCCGCCGGCGCGGGAGGCCATCGAGGTGTCGGCGCTCCCGCGCGGCGCGCGCGTCGAGATTTCCTGCATCGCGGTGCGGTAG
- a CDS encoding adenine phosphoribosyltransferase gives MSTDPIAALYGALRTVPDFPEPGVQFKDISPILADPALLRSAVRALAAPYADMGITKVVGVESRGFLFGTPMADWLGAGFVLARKPGKLPAATLREDYALEYGTDAVEIHADALGPDDRVLIHDDVIATGGTASAAARLVERVGAEVIGFAFLIELAFLNGREQLPDGLPVHVVLDVK, from the coding sequence ATGTCCACCGACCCCATCGCCGCGCTCTACGGCGCCCTCCGCACCGTCCCGGACTTCCCCGAGCCCGGCGTCCAATTCAAAGACATCTCCCCGATCCTCGCCGACCCCGCGCTCCTGCGCTCGGCCGTCCGTGCCCTCGCCGCGCCCTACGCCGACATGGGGATCACGAAAGTCGTCGGCGTCGAGTCGCGGGGGTTCCTCTTCGGGACGCCAATGGCGGACTGGCTCGGAGCGGGGTTCGTGCTCGCCCGCAAGCCCGGCAAGCTCCCGGCGGCGACGCTCCGCGAGGACTACGCGCTCGAGTACGGCACCGACGCCGTCGAAATCCACGCCGACGCCCTCGGCCCCGACGACCGCGTGCTGATCCACGACGACGTGATCGCCACGGGCGGGACGGCCTCGGCCGCAGCCCGGCTCGTCGAGCGCGTCGGCGCGGAAGTCATCGGGTTCGCGTTCCTCATCGAACTCGCGTTTCTGAACGGCCGCGAGCAACTGCCGGACGGGCTGCCCGTCCACGTCGTGCTCGACGTGAAGTGA
- a CDS encoding N-acetylmuramoyl-L-alanine amidase: MQRSLPLLARTLGRTLLLLLFVLPLDAHAGSDVARISFTERSDNKGYVVRIHTTGKIGAYSEPERVSPTEVRLVLYHTGLATTVRRDDARGPVRRYTIRPTDDRIIITFEIDPNTPVEAKAYPDRDSDDVLLGLTYTRPPAGPVAAGQADAASNEHWALDCIVLDAGHGGHDGGAASNGVREKDITLAVTKKVGQYVEDRLGIRVVYTRNDDRFIELHERGRIANESCGKLFVSIHANAAGSSSAKGSETYFLGLHRSDSAHDVMERENGVVALESDPDLYAGFDDAAMIVQTLATTAYQRESERLASLIEGQFADRADRPSRGVKQAGFLVLWRASMPAVLIELGFVTNPGEARFLRSAEGQDLLASAIFRSIRDYKEQYERGFRFASN; encoded by the coding sequence ATGCAGCGGTCTCTCCCTCTCCTCGCCCGCACCCTCGGGCGCACGCTCCTCCTCCTCTTGTTCGTGCTGCCGCTCGATGCGCACGCAGGCTCCGACGTCGCGCGCATTTCGTTCACGGAACGCTCGGACAACAAAGGCTACGTCGTCCGCATCCACACCACCGGCAAGATCGGCGCGTACAGCGAGCCCGAGCGGGTGAGCCCGACCGAGGTGCGACTCGTGCTCTACCACACTGGACTCGCGACGACGGTGCGAAGGGACGACGCGCGCGGTCCGGTCCGGCGCTACACCATCCGTCCCACCGACGACCGCATCATTATCACGTTCGAGATCGATCCGAACACGCCCGTCGAGGCGAAGGCCTACCCCGACCGCGACTCCGATGACGTCCTCCTCGGGCTGACGTACACGCGGCCCCCGGCCGGTCCCGTCGCCGCCGGGCAGGCCGACGCCGCGAGCAACGAGCACTGGGCTCTCGACTGCATCGTGCTCGACGCCGGGCACGGCGGGCACGACGGCGGCGCGGCCTCGAACGGCGTCCGTGAGAAAGACATCACGCTTGCCGTGACGAAGAAGGTCGGGCAGTACGTGGAGGACCGCCTCGGCATCCGTGTCGTCTACACCCGTAACGACGACCGCTTCATCGAGCTCCACGAGCGCGGGCGGATCGCGAATGAGTCGTGCGGCAAGCTCTTCGTGTCGATCCACGCGAACGCCGCCGGCAGCAGCTCGGCGAAGGGGTCGGAGACGTACTTCCTCGGCCTCCACCGGAGCGACAGCGCGCACGACGTGATGGAGCGCGAGAACGGCGTCGTCGCCCTCGAGAGCGACCCCGACCTCTACGCCGGGTTCGACGACGCGGCGATGATCGTGCAGACGCTCGCCACGACGGCGTACCAGCGTGAGAGCGAGCGGCTCGCCTCGCTGATCGAGGGCCAGTTCGCCGACCGGGCCGACCGGCCGTCGCGCGGCGTCAAGCAGGCCGGCTTCCTCGTGCTGTGGCGCGCCTCGATGCCCGCCGTCCTCATCGAGCTCGGCTTCGTGACGAACCCGGGCGAGGCCCGCTTCCTCCGCAGCGCAGAGGGGCAGGACCTGCTCGCGAGCGCCATCTTCCGCTCGATCCGCGACTACAAAGAGCAGTACGAGCGCGGCTTCCGTTTCGCCTCGAATTGA
- a CDS encoding sigma-70 family RNA polymerase sigma factor, with the protein MEHLPDEALVAAYIDHGDERAFRLLVERHQDRIFGYLVGMVRDREVASDLFQETFLRAIAAMQKRRGSYEKQGRWLGWVMRIARNAALDHLRSRKKWQDVDSGDEEGTSFFERLPDDGPDATVLLDTAERVEELRDAIEKLPPEQREVVLLRHESELTFREIAEITDVSINTALGRMRYALINLRKTLIPNAAK; encoded by the coding sequence ATGGAGCACCTGCCAGACGAAGCCCTCGTCGCAGCCTACATCGACCACGGCGATGAGCGGGCCTTCCGCCTCCTCGTCGAACGCCACCAGGACCGGATCTTCGGCTACCTGGTGGGGATGGTGCGCGACCGCGAGGTGGCGAGCGATCTCTTCCAAGAGACCTTCCTCCGCGCGATCGCCGCGATGCAGAAGCGCCGGGGCTCGTACGAGAAGCAGGGCCGATGGCTGGGCTGGGTGATGCGCATCGCCCGCAACGCCGCTCTCGATCACCTCCGCAGCCGCAAGAAGTGGCAGGACGTGGACTCGGGCGACGAAGAGGGCACCTCGTTCTTTGAGCGGCTCCCCGATGACGGGCCCGACGCCACCGTCCTGCTCGACACGGCCGAACGCGTGGAGGAACTCCGCGATGCTATCGAGAAGCTGCCGCCGGAACAGCGCGAGGTCGTCCTGCTCCGCCACGAATCCGAACTCACGTTCCGCGAGATCGCCGAGATCACGGACGTCTCCATCAACACCGCCCTCGGGCGGATGCGCTACGCGCTGATCAACCTCCGCAAGACCCTCATCCCGAACGCCGCCAAGTAA
- the radA gene encoding DNA repair protein RadA translates to MAKPKTIFTCQGCGHTAHRWMGKCPECEAWNSFVEETERSAVKAPVMQIVPTFGRASTGGKAQRLTDVEVAEQPRLVTGLQEFDRVMGGGIMMGSLTLIAGDPGIGKSTLMTELGRFLPAHTVLYVTGEESARQVKLRAQRLGVDTGEFYLLAETNVEEIIAAAQEIGPDVMVIDSIQTIYRPDLTSAPGSVSQVRESTAALLTLTKQMATATFLVGHVTKAGAIAGPRVLEHMVDTVVYFEGDRHHAYRILRTVKNRFGASGEIGLFEMRENGLREVENPSEIFLSERQFGQSGSSIVCAMEGTRPILVEIQALVSPTSYGTPQRTATGFDPKRLQVLLAVLEKREGMRLSQHDVFLNVAGGVRLEEPAVDLGVALAVASSFRDVPTDSGTVVIGEVGLGGEVRAVSRIEGRVAEVKKLGFEQVLIPKANRKGASFPKGLKVTPVERLGQALGAVLE, encoded by the coding sequence ATGGCTAAACCTAAGACCATATTCACCTGCCAGGGCTGCGGCCACACCGCGCACCGCTGGATGGGCAAGTGCCCCGAGTGCGAGGCGTGGAACTCGTTCGTCGAGGAGACGGAGCGCTCGGCGGTGAAGGCCCCCGTGATGCAGATCGTCCCGACCTTTGGCCGTGCTTCGACCGGCGGCAAGGCGCAGCGGCTCACCGATGTCGAAGTCGCCGAACAGCCTCGGCTCGTGACCGGGCTCCAGGAGTTTGACCGCGTGATGGGCGGCGGCATCATGATGGGCTCGCTCACGCTCATCGCCGGCGACCCCGGCATCGGGAAGTCGACGCTGATGACGGAGCTCGGGCGCTTCCTCCCGGCCCACACCGTGCTCTACGTCACGGGGGAGGAGTCGGCGCGGCAGGTGAAGCTCCGCGCGCAGCGGCTCGGCGTGGACACCGGCGAGTTTTACCTCCTCGCCGAGACCAACGTCGAAGAGATCATCGCCGCCGCGCAAGAGATCGGCCCCGACGTGATGGTCATCGACTCGATCCAGACGATCTACCGGCCGGACCTCACGAGCGCGCCGGGCTCCGTCAGCCAGGTCCGCGAGTCCACGGCGGCGCTCCTCACGCTCACGAAGCAGATGGCGACGGCGACGTTCCTCGTCGGCCACGTCACGAAGGCGGGCGCGATTGCCGGGCCGCGCGTCCTCGAGCACATGGTCGACACCGTCGTCTACTTCGAGGGTGACCGGCACCACGCCTACCGCATCCTCCGCACGGTCAAAAACAGGTTCGGCGCGTCGGGCGAGATCGGGCTCTTCGAGATGCGCGAGAACGGGCTGCGCGAGGTCGAGAACCCGAGCGAGATCTTCCTCTCGGAGCGGCAGTTCGGTCAGAGCGGATCGTCCATCGTCTGCGCGATGGAGGGGACGCGGCCGATCCTCGTCGAGATCCAGGCTCTCGTCAGCCCAACCTCGTACGGCACCCCGCAGCGCACGGCGACCGGCTTCGACCCTAAGCGGCTGCAAGTCCTCCTCGCCGTGCTCGAAAAGCGCGAGGGCATGCGGCTCTCGCAGCACGACGTGTTCCTCAACGTCGCCGGCGGCGTCCGGCTCGAAGAGCCCGCCGTGGACCTCGGCGTGGCGCTCGCCGTGGCGTCGTCCTTCCGCGACGTGCCGACGGACTCGGGCACGGTCGTGATCGGCGAGGTCGGGCTCGGCGGCGAGGTGCGCGCCGTGAGCCGGATCGAGGGGCGCGTGGCGGAGGTGAAGAAGCTCGGCTTCGAGCAGGTCCTGATCCCGAAGGCGAACCGGAAGGGGGCGAGCTTCCCGAAAGGGCTAAAGGTCACGCCCGTCGAGCGGCTCGGGCAGGCGCTGGGAGCCGTTCTCGAATAG
- a CDS encoding ABC transporter permease, with amino-acid sequence MVAFLRTRTEDLFVGIGRFGLLLGSAFGQVRDVRLYYRNLMEQFVRVGIDSLPIVALASAFTGAVTAVQSIYQLEGSFYLPKTAVGSFVTTSVILELGALIAAFILAGRVGARIAAELGTMRVTEQIDALEAMGLNSASYLVLPRVVAGVLMFPVIYVVACTVSILTGMAVGEINGAIPVQTFMDGARLLFRPYDVFFGVVKSLAFGFAITSVSCFYGYFTSGGAEGVGRSTTRATVMSCVFVLLADYVLAVLML; translated from the coding sequence ATGGTCGCGTTCCTCAGGACCCGGACGGAAGACCTCTTCGTCGGCATCGGCCGGTTCGGACTGCTGCTGGGCAGCGCGTTCGGGCAGGTCCGCGATGTCCGGCTCTACTACCGGAACCTCATGGAGCAGTTCGTCCGCGTCGGGATCGACTCGCTCCCGATCGTCGCGCTCGCGTCGGCGTTCACGGGGGCGGTGACGGCGGTGCAGTCGATCTACCAACTCGAAGGCTCGTTCTACCTCCCGAAGACGGCCGTCGGCTCGTTCGTCACGACGAGCGTGATCCTCGAACTCGGTGCGCTCATCGCGGCGTTCATCCTCGCGGGGCGCGTCGGCGCGCGGATCGCGGCGGAGCTGGGGACGATGCGGGTGACGGAGCAGATCGACGCGCTCGAGGCGATGGGGCTGAACTCGGCGAGCTACCTCGTCCTCCCGCGCGTGGTGGCGGGCGTGCTGATGTTTCCGGTGATCTACGTCGTGGCGTGCACCGTGAGCATCCTGACGGGGATGGCCGTGGGCGAGATCAACGGGGCGATCCCGGTGCAGACGTTCATGGACGGCGCACGCTTGCTGTTCCGGCCGTACGACGTGTTCTTCGGCGTCGTGAAGTCGCTCGCCTTCGGGTTCGCGATCACGAGCGTGTCGTGCTTCTACGGCTACTTCACGAGCGGCGGTGCCGAGGGCGTCGGCCGCAGCACGACGCGCGCCACGGTGATGTCGTGCGTGTTCGTCCTCCTCGCCGACTACGTCCTCGCTGTCCTGATGCTTTAG
- a CDS encoding ABC transporter ATP-binding protein, producing MIQIENLSKSFGAVPVLRDVSLEIREGETFAVIGRSGSGKSVLLKHLIGLLKPDAGRVVVDGVDPNALSYNELRRLRRKFGVLFQGGALFDSMTALENVIFPLKTFARQSKAENVERARWCLDVVGLPDVGPKKPNELSGGMQKRVALARAIALEPKYILYDEPTSGLDPETSETINRLITHLAETLGATSIVITHDMHSVLAIADRAGYLYEGRMHWVGTMEDLHCCADEATLAFVRASEYTIG from the coding sequence GTGATCCAGATCGAGAATCTGTCCAAGAGCTTCGGCGCGGTGCCCGTGCTGCGCGACGTGTCGCTGGAAATCCGCGAGGGCGAGACCTTCGCCGTGATCGGGCGGAGCGGTTCGGGCAAGAGCGTCCTCCTCAAGCACCTCATCGGCCTGCTCAAGCCCGACGCCGGGCGCGTCGTCGTCGACGGCGTGGACCCCAACGCGCTCTCGTACAACGAGCTGCGCCGGCTCCGCCGGAAGTTCGGCGTGCTCTTCCAGGGCGGCGCCCTCTTCGACTCGATGACGGCGCTCGAGAACGTCATCTTCCCGCTCAAGACGTTCGCCCGGCAGTCGAAGGCGGAGAACGTCGAGCGGGCGCGGTGGTGCCTCGACGTCGTCGGGCTGCCGGACGTGGGGCCGAAGAAGCCGAACGAGCTCTCGGGCGGGATGCAGAAGCGCGTTGCCCTCGCCCGCGCGATCGCGCTCGAACCGAAGTACATCCTCTACGACGAGCCCACGAGCGGGCTCGACCCCGAGACGTCGGAGACCATCAACCGCCTCATCACGCACCTCGCCGAGACGCTCGGCGCGACGAGCATCGTCATCACGCACGACATGCACTCCGTCCTCGCCATCGCCGACCGCGCCGGCTACCTCTACGAGGGCCGGATGCACTGGGTCGGGACGATGGAAGACCTGCACTGCTGCGCCGACGAGGCCACGCTCGCCTTCGTGCGAGCGAGCGAATACACCATCGGCTAA
- a CDS encoding MlaD family protein, with protein MRFGNELKVGVAIVLTALVMFFGIRYLAGLSVFGSGYELVAVFDNTDGLTSGNPVDVSGVQIGTVKSVALLPGAREAEVVLSITSDTGLPRGTVARVGGISALGNVGVTLDPGPLGAPPLTDGDTLLVKASSDLIGLVQNNAERLFGSVDTLVTGAAGTFSTVDDLLANPDSDLRATLAELRGAATAANQLLASQRTQLAATVASLRQTSESVGALTAGVSTFAEENTDSLAVTISRLNRVLANVDESLEDFASTSAELDLVLAKLNSGQGTLGLMLNDPALYYNLDAAVTNLNQLVLDFQADPKRYLKDLKLVDVF; from the coding sequence ATGCGATTCGGAAATGAACTCAAAGTCGGCGTGGCGATCGTGCTGACGGCCCTCGTCATGTTCTTCGGCATCCGCTACCTCGCCGGACTCTCCGTCTTCGGCTCGGGCTACGAGCTCGTCGCCGTCTTCGACAACACGGACGGGCTGACGTCGGGCAACCCCGTCGATGTCAGCGGCGTGCAGATCGGGACGGTGAAGTCGGTGGCGCTGCTGCCGGGCGCTCGCGAGGCCGAAGTCGTCCTCTCGATCACGAGCGATACGGGCCTCCCGCGCGGCACCGTCGCCCGCGTCGGCGGGATCTCCGCCCTCGGGAACGTCGGCGTGACGCTCGACCCCGGCCCCCTCGGCGCGCCCCCGCTCACCGACGGCGACACGCTCCTCGTCAAGGCGTCGTCGGACCTCATCGGCCTCGTGCAGAACAATGCCGAGCGGCTCTTCGGCAGCGTCGACACGCTTGTCACGGGCGCGGCGGGGACATTCTCGACCGTCGATGACCTCCTCGCGAACCCGGACAGTGACCTCCGCGCGACCCTCGCCGAACTCCGCGGCGCGGCGACGGCGGCGAACCAGCTCCTCGCCTCGCAACGGACGCAGCTCGCGGCGACGGTCGCCAGCCTTCGGCAGACCTCGGAGAGCGTCGGCGCGCTGACGGCTGGCGTGAGCACGTTCGCCGAGGAGAACACGGACTCGCTCGCCGTCACGATCTCCCGGCTCAACCGCGTGCTCGCGAATGTGGACGAGAGCCTCGAAGACTTCGCCTCGACGAGTGCCGAGCTCGACCTCGTCCTCGCCAAGCTCAACAGCGGCCAGGGCACGCTCGGGCTGATGCTGAACGACCCGGCGCTCTATTACAACCTCGATGCCGCGGTGACGAACCTGAACCAGCTCGTCCTCGATTTCCAGGCCGACCCGAAACGCTACCTCAAAGACCTGAAGCTGGTCGACGTGTTTTAG
- a CDS encoding haloalkane dehalogenase, translated as MDLLRTPAARFDDLPDYPFAPHWAEVDGMRVHYVDEGEGKPVLLLHGEPTWSYLYRTMIPVLTDAGLRAVAPDLPGFGKSDKPARIEDYSYARLVGWMAEWMDAVDLPPVTLVCQDWGSLIGLRLVAERPDRFARVVVANGFLPTGGEQIPPVFKLWQAFAIYSPWFPTGWIVQAGCRRWLDPAVRAAYDAPFPDRSYEAGARTLPRLVPTAPDDPATADNLRAWEALERFDKPFLTAFATGDPIFRGTDRILQRRIPGAAGQPHTHIHGAGHFVQEDKGPELARVVADFVRS; from the coding sequence ATGGACCTCCTCCGCACGCCCGCCGCACGCTTCGACGACCTGCCGGATTATCCCTTCGCTCCGCACTGGGCCGAAGTGGATGGGATGCGGGTGCACTACGTGGACGAGGGCGAGGGCAAGCCCGTGCTGCTCCTCCACGGCGAGCCGACGTGGTCCTACCTCTACCGCACGATGATCCCGGTGCTGACGGACGCCGGGCTCCGCGCCGTCGCGCCGGACCTGCCCGGCTTTGGGAAGTCAGACAAGCCAGCGCGCATTGAGGACTATTCGTACGCCCGGCTCGTCGGGTGGATGGCGGAGTGGATGGACGCCGTCGACCTGCCGCCCGTGACGCTCGTCTGCCAGGACTGGGGCTCGCTCATCGGGCTCCGCCTCGTCGCCGAGCGCCCGGACCGCTTCGCCCGCGTCGTCGTCGCGAACGGGTTTTTGCCGACGGGCGGCGAGCAGATCCCGCCGGTGTTCAAGCTGTGGCAGGCGTTCGCCATCTACAGCCCGTGGTTCCCGACGGGATGGATCGTGCAGGCCGGCTGCCGCCGCTGGCTCGACCCCGCCGTCCGCGCCGCCTACGACGCGCCGTTCCCCGACCGCTCGTACGAGGCCGGCGCCCGCACCCTCCCCCGCCTCGTCCCCACCGCGCCCGATGACCCCGCCACGGCCGACAACCTCCGCGCGTGGGAGGCGCTGGAGCGGTTCGACAAGCCGTTCCTCACCGCCTTCGCGACGGGCGACCCGATCTTCCGCGGCACCGACCGCATCCTCCAACGCCGCATCCCCGGTGCCGCCGGACAGCCGCACACGCACATCCACGGCGCCGGCCACTTCGTTCAAGAGGACAAAGGCCCCGAACTCGCCCGCGTCGTCGCGGACTTCGTCCGGTCGTGA
- a CDS encoding HD domain-containing protein — MASNPQPTYDDALALFHTWTETDSLRRHAYAVEAAMAEYAERFGADVERWRIAGLLHDMDYEKHPSPEEHPFVGVKELEARGYDDEIRTAILGHAQYSGVPRESPMAKTLFAVDELAGFITAVGYVRPTGLDGLTPKSVKKKLKDKGFAAAVSRDDIAQGVEELGVGLDEHIATVISGMQREAKRLGFA; from the coding sequence ATGGCCTCGAACCCCCAACCGACTTACGACGACGCCCTCGCCCTTTTCCACACGTGGACGGAGACCGACAGCCTCCGCCGCCACGCCTACGCCGTCGAGGCCGCGATGGCCGAATACGCCGAGCGCTTCGGGGCAGACGTCGAGCGGTGGCGGATCGCGGGGCTGCTGCACGACATGGACTATGAGAAGCACCCCTCGCCGGAGGAGCATCCGTTCGTCGGCGTAAAAGAACTGGAAGCGCGGGGCTATGACGACGAGATCCGCACGGCGATCCTCGGCCACGCGCAATACTCCGGCGTACCGCGCGAGAGCCCGATGGCGAAGACGCTCTTCGCCGTCGACGAGCTCGCCGGGTTCATCACCGCCGTCGGCTACGTCCGCCCGACGGGGCTCGACGGGCTGACGCCGAAGTCGGTGAAGAAGAAGCTGAAGGACAAAGGCTTCGCCGCCGCCGTCAGCCGCGACGACATCGCACAAGGTGTGGAGGAACTAGGCGTTGGCCTCGACGAGCACATCGCGACGGTGATTTCTGGGATGCAGCGGGAAGCCAAACGGCTCGGGTTCGCGTAA
- a CDS encoding DUF445 family protein: protein MPPPDDVPKKQRRLTPVPGVIDPADLDFDEVDAPGEAEKPAAASPPTVTKPESASASASEGVAPDDATPDDAASGTDTVSADTPGDGRAHTIPEAKAVTKRRAHDLGLLLARYVRRHLPVRAPAAPHVVPEPPKLKGRLAQILPIMQTIPWLLGVVFAVSFVWDFPGASVDLFGRALPIEGLLRILSVSGLIGFATNWLAITMLFQPREKRPIVPQGLIPAQRERVIFRLAQAISQELINEEIIKQKIEESGAIRKYREQAVGVLKSVVEDPEFRGELKALTTVYVESVLGSEEMRDKLTKLAMEKIESYAGQGLGGFALKAYRAVNEDAFQRSIARAVREIPGALDPVLDRLDVMLDLVPEKVEARSEQIETFATKTVLGFVERLDVYSMIVENARGFDEAQLENLLKKTSNEQLNYIKYLGGILGVIGGFVIWEPVLALVVLTAFTLGLWGLDEALYRLRRSDAPA, encoded by the coding sequence ATGCCTCCTCCCGACGACGTACCCAAGAAGCAGCGCCGCCTCACGCCCGTCCCCGGCGTGATCGACCCCGCTGACCTCGATTTCGACGAAGTCGACGCGCCGGGCGAGGCCGAGAAGCCCGCTGCCGCATCGCCCCCCACCGTTACGAAGCCGGAGAGTGCGAGCGCCTCGGCGAGCGAAGGCGTAGCCCCCGACGACGCGACACCTGACGATGCGGCCTCCGGCACCGACACAGTCTCCGCCGACACGCCGGGCGACGGCCGCGCCCACACGATTCCCGAGGCAAAAGCCGTCACGAAACGGCGCGCGCACGACCTCGGGCTCCTCCTCGCGCGCTACGTCCGCCGCCACCTCCCGGTGCGCGCGCCGGCCGCCCCGCACGTCGTCCCCGAGCCTCCGAAACTGAAAGGGCGACTCGCGCAGATCCTGCCGATCATGCAGACGATCCCGTGGCTGCTCGGGGTCGTCTTCGCCGTGTCGTTCGTGTGGGACTTCCCCGGCGCGAGCGTCGACCTCTTTGGCCGCGCGCTCCCCATCGAGGGCTTGCTCCGCATCCTCTCCGTCAGCGGGCTCATCGGGTTCGCGACGAACTGGCTGGCGATCACGATGCTGTTCCAGCCGCGTGAGAAGCGGCCCATCGTGCCGCAGGGGCTGATCCCGGCGCAGCGCGAGCGCGTCATCTTCCGGCTCGCGCAGGCGATCTCGCAGGAGTTGATCAACGAGGAGATCATCAAGCAGAAAATCGAGGAGAGCGGGGCGATCCGGAAGTACCGCGAGCAGGCCGTCGGCGTGCTGAAGTCGGTCGTCGAAGACCCGGAGTTTCGGGGCGAGTTGAAGGCGCTCACGACGGTCTACGTCGAGAGCGTGCTGGGCTCGGAGGAGATGCGCGACAAGCTGACGAAGCTCGCCATGGAGAAGATCGAGTCGTACGCCGGGCAGGGGCTCGGCGGCTTCGCGCTCAAGGCCTACCGCGCCGTCAACGAGGACGCCTTCCAGCGCAGCATCGCCCGCGCCGTCCGCGAGATCCCCGGCGCGCTCGACCCCGTCCTCGACCGGCTCGACGTGATGCTCGACCTGGTGCCGGAGAAGGTGGAGGCGCGGAGCGAGCAGATCGAGACGTTCGCCACCAAAACCGTCCTCGGCTTCGTCGAACGACTCGACGTGTACAGCATGATCGTCGAGAACGCGCGCGGCTTCGACGAGGCGCAGCTCGAGAATCTCCTCAAGAAGACATCGAACGAGCAGCTCAACTACATCAAGTACCTCGGGGGCATCCTCGGCGTCATCGGCGGCTTCGTGATCTGGGAGCCCGTCCTCGCCCTCGTCGTCCTCACCGCGTTCACCCTCGGCCTGTGGGGGCTAGACGAAGCGCTCTACCGCCTCCGGCGCTCCGACGCGCCGGCCTGA